The Salinirubellus salinus genome segment ACGTCGAGATCGTCGGGCTGACCGCCAGCGGCGTCCGGAACGCCCCCGACGAGGTGTTCGCCGAGATGACCGAGGACGAGGCCGTCGACCACGCCCAGCAGGCGATGGAAGCGGGCAACGCCGAGAAGGCCGAGGCCATCTTCGAGCGGTTCGACGCCGTGCAAGAGCGCATCCGCGCCGAGGGTCCGACCGGGACGTGGGGCGAGTCCGCCGAGGGGTACGGCGCGGTCCTCCGCCTCGGCGCCTCGCGGGTCGACTGGCGCGGCCGGTTCGGCGCCGTCTGGAACCTGCTGGCCGTGCTGGCCGTCCTCGTCGGCGGCGGGGTCTACCTCGGCGTCTCGCAGGGCGCGGTGACGCTCCCGCCCGCGCTGGCCGATATCGCCGGCCCGACGGTGCTCGGGGCGGCGCTCGGCGTCCTCGCGGGGGTGCTCGTCGCCGGCCTCGTCGCCGGCGGCCTCGCGGCGCTCTGGGCCTACCGCGCCGCGACCGACGCCACCGCTGTCGACTTCGCCGTACTCACCGTCGAGGAGGTCCGTGACGCCCCGTTCGCCGCGTTCTTCGGGACGCTGGAGGGCGACGTGGACCGCGAGGCCGAGGCGCTGATCCGACGCGGGGAGTCGGAGAAGGCCCAGGCCCTGTTCGACCGGTACGAGGAGGTCGAGTCCGAGCGCGAGAACACCGAGACCCGTCGGCGCGCCTCCCGTGGCGCCAACGATGGCGGCGTCTTCTCCCGCACCGGCGCCGGGATGGCGAGCGCGTTCACCGACGACGACGTGGACGACGACGACATCGGCGGCTACTACTACGACCTCGCGTTCATCTTCGACTCCATCACGTCGAAGACGTTCTGGCTGGTCGGCTGGTTCATGGCCGTCCTCGCCCTGACGTTCGTCACGCTCTACCAGGGCGGTATCGGCGTGCTGAAGAACCAGTTCTACGCGCGCCTGCCCGCGAGCGTCCAGCCCGACAGCGTCCAGCTGGTCACGCTCCACCCGGTCGAGGCGCTCATCTTCGAGATCAAGGTCTCGACCATCATCGCCGCCGTCGCCACCCTGCCGCTCCTGCTCTACTACGTCTGGCCGGCGCTGAAGGAACGCGGGTTCGCCAGCGGCGACCGGAACGTGCTGGTGACGTGGGCGGGGACGCTGTTCGGCGGCCTCCTCGTCGGGAGCGTCGTCGGGTTCCTGTTCGTCGCCCCGACCATCATCTCGTGGCTCGCGGCCGACGTGGTCCAGAACGAGATGCTCATCCGCTACCGTATCAACAACTTCGGCTGGCTGGTGTTCTTCACCACCGTCGGGGTCGGGTTGATGCTGGACATCCCGCTGTCGATGTGGCTGTTCCACCGCGGCGGGCTGGTCCCCTACCGCTCGATGAAGGCACGCTGGCGCGAGGTGACCATCGCCGTCCTCGCGGTGGCGGCGCTCGCCTCCCCGAAGGGCATCTTCACGATGTTCCTGCTCGGCGTGCCCATCATGGCGTGCTACGGGCTCGGGCTGGCGATACTCCGGCTCTACGTCGCCGTCAGCGGCGACGAGGGACGCCCGCCGCTCCTCAGCGGGCAGGAGGCGGACTGAGCGACGACCGAGCGAGGAGGTACCACGGCCCACCCCGCTCGGCGCGCGTGCGAGTCGGGGCAGTGATAAGTAATCGCCACGGAACCCTCCGGTATGCCCAAGATAAGCGTCGAGATACCGCAGGAGTTGCTCGACGACCTCGACGACCACGTCGGAGACGACGGGAAGTTCGTCAACCGGAGTGACGCCATCCGGGCGTCCATCCGGAAGACGCTGGACCTGCTCGACGAGATCGACGAGCGCCACGGTCGACTGGCCGAGGAGGACGACGACGCGTGAGCGCCCAGCAGGACATCCCGTTCGGGGCGACGGTGCTCACGGCGGTGTTCGTCACCGCGCTCGTCACCGCCCAGCTCACGGCGGCGAAGGTGCTCGCGTTCCCCTCACCCGTCTCGCTCCCGTTCTCCGGGGCGACGCTCGTGCTCCCCGGCGCGGCGCTGGCGTACGCGCTCACGTTCTTCGCCTCGGACTGCTACGCCGAACTCTACGGCCGGTGGGCCGCGACCCGCCTCGTCAACACGGCGTTCGTGATGAACTTCGTCGTGCTCGGGCTGGTGTTCACGACCATCGCGGCGCCCGCCGCCCGGTCGAGCATCGACCCCGCCGCGTTCGAGCAGGTGCTCGGCGCCTCTACGAACATCGTCGCCGGCTCGCTCGTCGCCTACCTCGTCAGTCAGAACTGGGACGTGTTCGTCTTCCACGCGCTCCGGGACGCCACGGACGGGGAGTACCTCTGGCTCCGCAACGTCGGGTCGACGGCCACGAGCCAGTTGCTAGACACGGTCATCTTCGTCGGCATCGCGTTCTACCTCCTGCCGAACGTCGCGGGCATCGGCCCGCAGCTCCCGACGAGCGTGGTGCTGGGGCTGATGGTCGGCCAGTACGTTCTGAAACTCGGCATCGCCGTCCTCGACACCCCGTTCGTCTACCTCGTCGTTCGAGCGGTCCGGGGGAGCGAAGCCGGCCACGAGAGCCCGATTCTGGGGTAGTCTCTTCAGACGACCAATCCAGACAAGCTGAGGAAGGTCACAATAGCAATCAGGATGAGAATCCACGAGACAGCCACGAGCTTCCGAATTCGGTTATTCCGTCTCCCAGTGTCTTCCAGCTTGGTGGCATACATATCTACTACTTCTTCGTCCGAGAACTGGCCGTCACGGATGTCGCGAACGTCTTGACCATCGCTCCCGAGCCACCAACTGATAGAAAGATATCCGTAGACACCAACACCTAGTCCGGCAGTCAGTAGCACCAGCGACGCCACCATAGCGTTACCCCCTCCCGCGTAGGCCGGGAGACGGCTTGCACCCACAAGGAGGGTTCCGAGCAGCAGCGTCGTTTTGATAGCGTCCACACAGTCGTTAGAGAGGCTCTCCGAGTGCGAAACCATCAGACTGAGAGTCCGCCTCCCCTCCTCCAGAGAGCGTTCCACGCGGTGGTCGCGTTTGCTCATTGAATCCTCATTTAGAAGGAATAGTAATGGGCCTGACGGGTACAGTGAGTTGGTCGTACTCAGTCCACCCGCTCCGCGAACCCGAACCGCGGTTTCACGTCCACCACCGTCACCTGCACCTCCTCACCCGTCTCCGTGCCGGGGACGAACAACGTGAACCCCTCCACCTTCGCGATGCCGTCGCCCTCGCTGCCCACGTCCTCGATGGTGACCGCCAGTTCGTCGCCGGTCCGGACCGGCGCCGTGAGGTGGTTCTTCGCCACGAGGAACAGCTCCGAGGAGGAGTCTCGTGAGGCCTCGGGGTGGATCGCCCGGACGTACTCGAACTCCGCCTCCATGTCCGTCCGAAGTCGGCCCGTGTCGGGACCCTCGAACACCTTCACCGCGAGGTCACCGCCACCCTCGAGGACCTCCAGCGCCGTCTCGAACGCCTGCCGGGCGAGGTACACGGAGCGAGCGTGGTCGACGCTGTACTCGCCGGTCATGTTCGGCGCCATGTCCGAGAGCACCACGTCGGCCTTCCCGACCCGCTCGACGACCTCGGCGCGCGTGTCCTCGTCGGTCATGTCGCCGCGGATGGTCTCCACGCCGTCGATGTCGTCGATGCGCTGGAGGTCCACGCCGAGGACGCTTCCGGAGTCGCCGACGAGCTCCGTCGCCACCTGGAGCCACCCGCCGGGGGCGGCCCCGAGGTCGACGACGGTGTCACCGGGCTGGACGATGCCGGTCTCCTCGTGGAGTTGTTTGAGCTTGTAGGCGGCGCGAGAGCGGTAGCCCTCCTGTTTCGCGCGGTTGTAGTAATCGTCCTTGCGAGTCATTCGTTGGGAGCAGTTGTCTGTGTGGCCTGATACGCCCTTCGGGACGGGCGGGGCCGTGCCGCGCCTCGGCACGGAGATAGATTTAACAGACGGCGTCCGGTCGGTCTGCATACATGTCGACCAGTACCATCCGTGGGACCGTCAGCGGGCTGGGGTATCGGGCGAATCCGGCGTTCGCCGCCGGGGCGGTGGGCGTCGCCGTCGTCGCGGTGGTGTACGCGCTCACGACGGCGACCGTCCAGCACCACACCTACGTCCACGTGATGACGGGCGTGCTCTGGACGGGCACCGACCTGTTCATGGGCGCGGTGCTCGGGCCGGTCATCGGTGGCCTCGACGAGGAGCAGAGCGCGGCCGTCTTCCAGCGACTCACGCCGAAGACGGCGTTCCTGCTCCCGTCGCTGGCGTTCGTCACCATCGCCACGGGAATCACGCTCGCCCAGCGACTGGGGCTGTTCCCGAACTCGGAGGCGTGGCTCGCGCTGTTCACCGCCGTCAACCTGATTCCCGTGTTCCTGCTGCTGGGCTGGCGGCTGGATGCGTGGCGCGACCGGCGCTGGCAGGCCGCCTTCGCCGTCGTCACCGTCGGGTCGCTCGCGTGGGTCGGGCTGACCGTCGGGGACCTCCAGCCGACGAACGAACTCGTCTTGCTCGCACTCGGTCTCGTCACCGTCCTGTCGGTGCAGGGCTTCGGCTTCCTGCTCCCCGGTGAACTCCGGATGTTCCGGCAGATGGTCTCCGAGGACCCGGACACGAGCGTCATCAACGCTATCGGTCACCAGAACGCCAAACTCGGCGGCGTGCAGGGGCTGTTCCAGCTCGCGCTGATACTCGTGATGGTCTACCTCCGGTACGGCGGCGTCTGAACGTCCTGGCGGGCGCGACGGGCTCAGGTCGTGGCCCGACGGGAGCGCGAGAGTCGGCGGCTGTGCGGGCCAACACGGTTAACCGCGCTGGCGGCGAGGGGTCGCCAGTGCGACCACCAGCCGTATGACCCAGACAGCGTCGATGGGCGTGTTGCTCGACCACGCTCAGGACATCGTCGTCCTCCTGGACGAGACGGGGACCTTCACGTACGCGAACGCGGCCGTCGACCGGAACCTCGGCTGGGACCCGGAGACGCTCGTCGGCGAGAGTGCCTTCGACTACGTCCACCGCGAGGACTTCGACGACGTGGCCGAGACGTTCCGGCGGACCATCGAGAGCGACTCGTTCGCCGAGCGGACGGTCGAACACCGGTTCCGGGCCGCCGACGGCTCCTGGGTCTGGCTCGAGAGCCGGATGTCGAACCTGACCGACGAGCAACTGGAGGGGTACGTGGTGAGTTCGCGCGACATCACGGACCGGGTGGTGGCCCAGCGCGAACGCCGGGAGACCGCGGCTCGCCTCCGAGAGATCGCGGCCACGACCGGCGACGTCCTCTGGATGTTCGACGGCGACTGGTCCGAACTCCTGTTCGTCAACCCCGCCTACGAGGCGATATACGGGGGGTGCATCGACGAGCTGGAGCGCGACCCGCAGTCGTTCCTCGACACCGTCCACCCCGACGACGTGTCTGCGGTCGAGCTGGCGATGAGACGACTCTCCACGGGCGAGGCCGTCGACGTGGAGTACCGGGTGGACCCGGAGACGGACTACGGGACGTGGGTCTGGGTGCAGGCGCAGCCCCTCGTCGTGGACGACGAGGTCGTCCACATCACCGGGTTCGCCCGCGACGTGACCGACCGCCGGCGTCGTGAGCGACAACTGCGCGTGATGGACAACCTCCTCCGACACAACCTCCGCAACGACCTGAACGTCATCCAGGCCCACGCCGACCTCGTCGGGAACGGGGAGGCCGACGTGACCGAGTCGGTGGCCGTCATCCGCCGGACCGCCGACGCCCTGCTGGCGAGCGCGGAGAAGCAGCGTGACCTCATCGCCTACCTCACCGGTGACGTGACCCCGGGGCGGGTCGACGTGGCGGAGATGGCAGCACGGGCCGCCAGCACCGTCCGCCAGCGGTTCCCGGCGGCGGCGATATCGGTGGCGACGCCGGACGCCGCCCCCGCCGTCGCGCTGGGCGAGGTGGAGTTCGCCCTGACCGAACTGCTCGAGAACGCGGTCCAGCACGCCGACGACTCGCCCGAGGTGACCGTCGAGGTCTCGGTGGACGCCGACGCACTCACCGTCACCGTCGCCGACCGCGCCAGCCCAATCCCCGAGTTCGAGTCGAGCGTCCTCGCGGGCGACCACGAGATGTCCGACATCTACCACAGCACTGGACTGGGGCTGTGGCTCGTCTACTGGGTGGTCGACCTCTCGGGCGGTCGTGTCGCGGTGGAGGAGCGGGCGAGCGGTGGGAATCGGGTCGTCGTCCACCTGCCGGCCGCCGGGGACTGAGAGAAGAGGGCAGGCGAGGCGCCGAGGCGCCGGGCGTTCAGCTCAGCTGCTCGAACTCGCCGAGCAGGTCGTCGTAGGCGTCGATGGCGGCCTCGACGGGGGCCGAGGAGGCCATGTCCACGCCGGCCCCACGCAGGAGTTCGAGCGGGTACGCACGGGACCCGGACCGGAGGAACTCGAGGTACGCCTCGGCGGCGGACTCGCCCTCGGCCTCGATGTTCTGGACGATGGCGTTCGCCGCCGAGATGCCGGTGGCGTACTGGTAGACGTAGAACGAGTAGTAGAAGTGTGGGATGCGCATCCACTCGCGGGCGATGCGCTCGTCCACGTCGGCCGGCGCGTAGAACTCCGCCTTCAGATCGCCGTACACCTCGTCACAGACGTCCGGGGTGATGGCCTCGCCGGCCTCGCTCAGTTCGTGGACCTGCTGTTCGAAGTCCGCGAACATCGTCTGTCGGAACAGCGTCGAACGGAACCGCTCGAGGTACTCGTCGAGGACGTGCCGGCGAAGGGTCTCGTCCTCGACCGTCTCGAGCAGGTGGTTCGTCAGGAGCGCCTCGTTGACCGTGGAGGCCACCTCGGCGGTGAAGATCTCGTAGCCGGAGTAGACGTAGGGCTGGTGCTCGCTGGTCAGCTCCGAGTGCATCGAGTGGCCGAGTTCGTGGGCCAGCGTGTAGAGCGAGGTCACGTCGTCCTGGTAGTTCATCAGGATGAACGGCTGTGAGTCGTAGGTCCCGGAGGAGTAGGCGCCCGAGCGCTTGTTCTCCGTCTCGTAGACGTCGACCCAGCGCGACTCCAGCCCCTCGGCCATCCGGGACTGGTAGGCCTCGCCGAGCGGTTCGACGGCCTCGACGACCCACGCTTTGGCCTGCTCGTACTCGATGTCGGGGGCCTTCGAGTCCGTGAGCGGGGCGTAGAGGTCCCACATCTTCAGTTCGTCCACGCCGAGGCGGTCACGCTTCAGGTCGGCGTGGCGGTGGAGCACCGAGAGGTGCTCGTGGACCGCCTCGACGAGGTTGTCGTACACCTCCGTCGGGACGTTCGGGCCGTCGAGACTCGCCTCGCGGGCGGTGTCGTAGTTCCGCGCGCGAGCCATCTTCACGTCCTTGCGCACGGAGTTCTTGAACGCGGTACCGATGGCGTTCCGGTAGTCGGCCCACTCGTCGTAGAACGCCTCGTAGGCCCGCTGGCGGTAGTCCCGGTCCCCGTGTTTCTGGATGACGGTGAAGTTCGAGAGCGTGATGCGCTTCTCCTCGCCCGCCGGCGTCTCGATGGCGGGGAACGTCATGTCCGCGTTCGTCAGCATGTTGTAGACGTCACCGCCGGCACCGGTCACCTCCGAGAGGTCGGCGAGGAGTTCCTCCACCTCGGGCGAGCGGGTGTGCGGTTTCATCCGCAGCACGTCGTCGAAGTAGTGCTCGTACCGCTCCAGTTCGGGTTCCTCGTCGACGAACGCGTGGAGGGCAGAGCGGGTCGACTGCTGGAGTTCGGGCTCGACGAACGAGGCCGCGGAGGAGGCCTGCGAGCCGAGCGACTGGGCGCGGGCCGAGAGCGCCTGGTACTGCTGGTTCGCGGTGTCCTCGTCGCTGCGCATCCGGGCGTAGGCCGAGACGTTCGACACCTCGCGCATGAGCTCCTCGCGGAGTTCGAGCAGTTCCAGCAGGGTGTCGGCCGACTCGGTGACACGGCCCTCGTAGGCGCGCAGGTCGTCCAGTCGGTCCTCGACGCGCTCGTAGGCGTCCTCCCACGCCTCGTCGTCCGCGTACATCGACTCGAGGTCCCACTTGTACTCCTCGTCCAGTTCGCTCCGGTCGGGAACCGTACTCATGCACCCGGATTCGGGGTCACGGCGTGTAAACACATCGGGAGGACCCCGGACCCAGCCGCGCTACCCGACCGCTCTTTGTCCACGCGCCCCTCGGCCCGCCATGGACGACACCGCCGAGCGACTCCTCGGGTTGGCATTCACCGACGCCTACCCGGCGTCGTTCCTCGCGGCCCTGACAGACGTGGAGAACCGGATGGGCGGGCACCCCGGCGAGCGACGGGCGGCTGGCATCGTCGCCGACGCCCTCGACCAGTCCGTCGGCGGCGCCCGCGAGGAACCGTTCGACATCCGTCGGTGGACCCGCGGGGCGACCGACCTGGCCGCCGGTCCCGCCACCGGCCGGACGCGACAGTTCGACGCCGTCGCGCTCCCGTACTCGCCGCCTGCGGACCTCCGGGCGCCGCTGGTCGACGCGGGCTACGGCACGCCCGCCGAACTCGACGACGTCGACGTCAGCGGCGGTATCGTGCTGGCCGAGCAGGGTGGCGAGGGTGACCGGCACGCCCACCGGATGGAGAAGTTCGGGCACGCCGCCGCCGCGGGCGCCGAGGCGTTCGTCCTCGTCAACGACACCGAGGGGAGCCTCCCGGTCACCGGCACCCTCCGGTTCGGCGACGAGGCGGCCATCCCCGGCATCGGCGTCTCGTACGAGACGGGCGAGCGACTCCGGCGCTACGCCGCGGACGGCGGCGAGGCGACGCTCCGCGTCGACGCCCGGACCGAGGACGGCACCGCGCGGAACGTCGTGGCGACGAATCCGGGGGCCGGCGAACGCGAGGGGACCGTCCTCGTCGTCGCGCACTACGACGCACACGACGTGGGCGAGGGAGCGCTCGACAACGGCTGTGGCGCCACCATCCTCGTCGAGACGGCCCGCCTGCTCGCTGACGTCGACCTCCCGAGCGACGTGACGTTCGCCGCCGTCTCCTGCGAGGAGACGGGGCTACTGGGGAGTCACGCGCTCGCCGACGAACTCGACGTCGGGGACCTGCGAGCGGTCGTCAACGTCGACGGCGCCGGCCGGGCACGCAACCTGAAGGCGTACACGCACGGCTCCGAGGCGGTCGAGTCGCTGGCACGCGACGTGGGCGTGGCCGCCGACCACCCCGTCGCCATCGAGACCCGACCGCACCCCTACAGCGACCACTGGCCGTTCCTCCGTGCGGGCGTGCCGAGCCTCCAGTTGCACAGCCGGCCGGCCGACGACCACCAGCAGTGGGGACCGCGCGGCAAGCCCGTGGTCCACACCCGCGCCGACACCTTCGACAAGGTGGAGGTCCGCGACGTGCGCGAGCACGCCGGCCTCACGGCGTTGCTGGTCCGCGAACTGGCCCGGCGCGAGCGCCCGCCGCGGCTCGACACGGCGGTCCTCGCCGAGCAGTTGCGCGAAGCCGACGCCGAACACGGGATGCGCGCGGCCGGCGTCTGGCCCGAGGGCTGGTAGTCACTCGACGTCGAGCGCGTCGCCGACGGTGCCGAACGTCCGGGCACGCGTCGCGGCGTCGACCCGCCGCTCCTCGAACACCTCGCGGGCGCTCGCGGCCGCCTCGCCGTCGACGACGAACGAGCAGTCGGGGTAGGTCACGTCGAGGAGCACCAGCCCCGCTGGAGGGGCCGGCGGGACGCCGTCCGCACCGGAGAGCGGGTCGGGCGCGAGCACGCGGTCGACGAACGAGACCGGGCGCTCGCCGCGGGCGACGAGTGCCACGAGCGAGACGACCCGGCGCACCAGTTGCCGGGCGAACCCCTGCGCCCGCAGGTCGAACGTGAGGAACGCGCCGTCGCGCTCGACCGAGACGGCGAGGTCACGGACCGTCCCCTCGGCGTCGAGTGTGAGGTCGTGGAAGTCGTGGCGACCGGAGAGTCCGTCGCAGGCCGCGCGAGCGCGGGCGTCGTCGACCGCGTCGGCGGGGGCGTAGAGGTGGTAGCGGTACACTCGCTCGGTCGCGTCGTAGCGCGCGCTGAACCCCTCGTCCACGTCGGCGTGTGCCCACGCCCGTATCGACGCCGGGAGCCGACTGTTCAGCGCACGCGGCGTGAGCCACTCGGGCGCCGCGAGCGCGACGGTCTGGGCGAGCGCCGAGACCCCACGGTCCGTGCGTCCGGCGGCGGCGTACCCCTCGGGTTTCCCCTCCGCGACGCCGAGGTCCGCGAGCGCGCCGAACAACTCGTCCTCGACGGTCTGACCGTGTGGCTGGCGCTGGAAACCGCGGTAGCAGGTGCCGTCGTAGGCGAGGCGGTAGGCGCGCACGACTCTGGGGACGGCGGGGAGGGCTTAGTCGTTGACGCCACCGAGGTCGGCCCCACAGCCGGGGCAGACGAACCGCTCGTCGTCGAGCCGGGCGTCCCGGTCGTGGTCGCAGTCGGGACAGGCGTCGGGGACCGGCGGCAGGCGGTCGAACGGGAACCGGAGGTCGTCGCTCCCCGGTGGGGCCCCGATGGCGAGCAGGGTCGCGGGGCGGTCGCTCGCGTTCCGCCCGCGCTGGAGGTCGCCGGGCGTGAATCGGACCGCCTCGCCGGCCGCGACGGTCAGGTCGACCGTCTCCTCGTCGCCGAGCGGTCGGGCCTCGAAGGTGACCGCGCCGTCCAGCACGACGAACACCTCCTCCTGGTCGCCGTGGCCGTGGAGCGTGTCTGCCAGCGCCTCGCCCGGCCCGAGCGTGTAGCGGTTGAGCGCGACGTCGGTCGCCCCGAGCGCCGCCCCGACCTCGCGGCGCGGTGCCGCGTCCGGGAGGTCGACGGCGTCGACATCGTCGACACGGACTCGGTTCACGACTGGCGTCGGCCGCCCGAGGGGAAAAGTGCTGTCGGGGGGCGTCAGGCCGAGGCGTCCGACCCACCGCCCGCTCCGTCGCCGCTACCGCCACCGAACCCACCGTCCGCGTCACTCACGTTCCGCGCCCACGGCGCGTATCTGGTCTCGGGCGCCAGCCCCCGCGTGGCCCCGGAGCTGTCCGAGTCGGCGTAGTGCCCACTCACCAGCACTCCGTCGTAGGTGACGAGCAGCGTGTAGCGGTCGGTCACGTCGTCGGTGAGGTTCACCGTCGCGTTGTAGCGGGTCTCGAGGTAGCAGTCGGGCGTGCCCGAGCCCCCCCGGCGCTCGACGTCGAGGACGTACCGGTGCTCGCCGATGCGCTCGAAGTCGGCAGAGAGGTCGGTGGCGTTCGACCGGACCGGGACGGTCGTGTTCACCGAGAGCTTTCGCCCGCCTGCGACCGGGCGGGAGACGGTCGAACTGTTCGACGTGCGAGCGTCGCCACAGCGGGTGTCGAACGTCTGGAACGAGCCGAGTTCGGTCGCCCCGAACGCGGGGTCGGTGGGTCCGAGGCCGGTCAGCGCGCTACAGCCGCTCGTCACGAGGAGGGCGACGAGGGCGACTGCCGCGAGGCGGCGCTTCGGTGGGACCATACCGGGGCTACCGGAGCCGCCCCGAAGTAGTCACCGGAGGCCCAAACGGGCGTTTTACCCCTCGTAGTCCTCGTACGTCGGGCGGCCCTCGCTCGGCGGGAACGAGTCGAGCGGCGCCTGTGTCTGGTCGCCCGTCCCCATGTCCTTCAGCGTGACCACGTCGTCCGCGAGATCGCGCTCGCCGACGATGACCACCGTCTCGGCCTCGATGCTGTCGGCGTAGCCCATCTGCGAGCCGAACCCGCGGCCCGAGAGGTCCGTCTCGACGACGTGCCCGAGCGCGCGCAGGTCGCCGGCGACGTCGGCGGCGACGTCGAGCACCTCGTCCGAGTCGCCGGCCGTGAGGACGTAGTAGTCCGTGCTGATGGCCTCCTCGGGGAAGACGTCGGCCACCTCCAGCAGTTCGGGCAGTGTGGAGTTCATCACGCCGACGGCGAACCCGACGGCCGGGGTCGGCTGCCCACCGAACTGTTCGATGAGGTCGTCGTAGCGCCCACCGCCGAAGATAGACCGGGAGACCCGACCCTTCGCGTCGAAACACTCGAAGACGACGCCGGTGTAGTAGTCGAGGCCGCGAGCGGTCTCCAGCGAGACGGTGCAGACCTCGCGGGCGCCGAGGCGCTCGGTCTCCGCGAGGACGTCCCGGAGGTTCTCGACGGCGTCCTCGACGCGCTCGGTGCCCGCGAACTCGACCAGTTCGTCGAGGTCACCGCGGGTGAGGAGTCGGTCGAACTCCTCGGCCTCCGCACGGGAGAGGCCGGCCTCGGTCAGCAGGCCGTAGTACTCCTCGGTCTCGATCTTCGCGGACTTGTCGACCGCGCGGATGGCGGCCTCGGTGTCGACCGCGTCGTCCATCGACTCGAACAGGCCGCCGAGGATGTCGCGGTGTGAGACCCGGAACTCGAACTCCTCGGCCGGGAGGCCGAGTTCGCGCATCATGTCCGCGGCGACGGCGATTATCTCGGCGTCGGCCCGCGGGTCGTCGGTCCCGAAGGTGTCGACGTTCGTCTGGTAGAACTCGCGGAACCGGCCCTGCTGGACCTGTTCGTAGCGCCAGAACGGGCGGGTGGAGACCCACTTGATGGGCTTGCTGAGCGCCTGCTGGCGGGCGACGACCATCCGCGCTACCGTCGGCGTGAGTTCGGGCGTGAGCGTCACCATCCGGCCACCCTTGTCCTCGAAGGCGTACAGTTCCTCGACGATCTCGTCGCCGGACTTGTCGGTCCACATCTCCGCGCGTTCGAGCCGTGGCGTGCCGATCTCGCGGAAGCCGTAGCGACGCGTCACCGCCTCCACGCTGTCGATGACCGCGCGGTGGGCGGCCATCTCCTCGGGGTAGAAGTCACGGAACCCCTTCAGACCCTGGTACATACCCGGCCTTCTCGGTGGGTGGTCTGTAACCTTACGGTCCCGTGTCGCCCCGTCACGCGACGGCTGGCTGGGGACGGAGAACCGCTCCGGGGGGCCGTCGAAACCGGGGGAACCCAAAGACACTTCTAACCACACGGCCCTACGTCGGATGACCAGATGTCGCGCAGCCCCTCGCTCCCGGACCGGCCCACGCTCGACCTGGACTCGGATATGAGTCCCGACGAGCGGTTGGCCGCACTCCGCGACCACTACTCGGCTATCCTCGACGTCCACGACGAACTGTCCGACCAGCTCGACGCCGCCCGCGAGCGTCGCCGCGGCCTCCGCGAGGAGGTCGACCAGCTCCAGCGCGAGAACGACGCGCTCAAGACCTCCTCCCTGTATCTCGCGACGGTCGAGGAGGTCGGTGACGGCGAGGTCGTCCTGAAACAGCACGGCAACAACCAGGAGGTGCTCACCGACGTGG includes the following:
- the pepF gene encoding oligoendopeptidase F, with product MSTVPDRSELDEEYKWDLESMYADDEAWEDAYERVEDRLDDLRAYEGRVTESADTLLELLELREELMREVSNVSAYARMRSDEDTANQQYQALSARAQSLGSQASSAASFVEPELQQSTRSALHAFVDEEPELERYEHYFDDVLRMKPHTRSPEVEELLADLSEVTGAGGDVYNMLTNADMTFPAIETPAGEEKRITLSNFTVIQKHGDRDYRQRAYEAFYDEWADYRNAIGTAFKNSVRKDVKMARARNYDTAREASLDGPNVPTEVYDNLVEAVHEHLSVLHRHADLKRDRLGVDELKMWDLYAPLTDSKAPDIEYEQAKAWVVEAVEPLGEAYQSRMAEGLESRWVDVYETENKRSGAYSSGTYDSQPFILMNYQDDVTSLYTLAHELGHSMHSELTSEHQPYVYSGYEIFTAEVASTVNEALLTNHLLETVEDETLRRHVLDEYLERFRSTLFRQTMFADFEQQVHELSEAGEAITPDVCDEVYGDLKAEFYAPADVDERIAREWMRIPHFYYSFYVYQYATGISAANAIVQNIEAEGESAAEAYLEFLRSGSRAYPLELLRGAGVDMASSAPVEAAIDAYDDLLGEFEQLS
- a CDS encoding M28 family metallopeptidase, with protein sequence MDDTAERLLGLAFTDAYPASFLAALTDVENRMGGHPGERRAAGIVADALDQSVGGAREEPFDIRRWTRGATDLAAGPATGRTRQFDAVALPYSPPADLRAPLVDAGYGTPAELDDVDVSGGIVLAEQGGEGDRHAHRMEKFGHAAAAGAEAFVLVNDTEGSLPVTGTLRFGDEAAIPGIGVSYETGERLRRYAADGGEATLRVDARTEDGTARNVVATNPGAGEREGTVLVVAHYDAHDVGEGALDNGCGATILVETARLLADVDLPSDVTFAAVSCEETGLLGSHALADELDVGDLRAVVNVDGAGRARNLKAYTHGSEAVESLARDVGVAADHPVAIETRPHPYSDHWPFLRAGVPSLQLHSRPADDHQQWGPRGKPVVHTRADTFDKVEVRDVREHAGLTALLVRELARRERPPRLDTAVLAEQLREADAEHGMRAAGVWPEGW
- the truA gene encoding tRNA pseudouridine(38-40) synthase TruA; translated protein: MRAYRLAYDGTCYRGFQRQPHGQTVEDELFGALADLGVAEGKPEGYAAAGRTDRGVSALAQTVALAAPEWLTPRALNSRLPASIRAWAHADVDEGFSARYDATERVYRYHLYAPADAVDDARARAACDGLSGRHDFHDLTLDAEGTVRDLAVSVERDGAFLTFDLRAQGFARQLVRRVVSLVALVARGERPVSFVDRVLAPDPLSGADGVPPAPPAGLVLLDVTYPDCSFVVDGEAAASAREVFEERRVDAATRARTFGTVGDALDVE
- a CDS encoding cupin domain-containing protein, translated to MNRVRVDDVDAVDLPDAAPRREVGAALGATDVALNRYTLGPGEALADTLHGHGDQEEVFVVLDGAVTFEARPLGDEETVDLTVAAGEAVRFTPGDLQRGRNASDRPATLLAIGAPPGSDDLRFPFDRLPPVPDACPDCDHDRDARLDDERFVCPGCGADLGGVND
- the hisS gene encoding histidine--tRNA ligase produces the protein MYQGLKGFRDFYPEEMAAHRAVIDSVEAVTRRYGFREIGTPRLERAEMWTDKSGDEIVEELYAFEDKGGRMVTLTPELTPTVARMVVARQQALSKPIKWVSTRPFWRYEQVQQGRFREFYQTNVDTFGTDDPRADAEIIAVAADMMRELGLPAEEFEFRVSHRDILGGLFESMDDAVDTEAAIRAVDKSAKIETEEYYGLLTEAGLSRAEAEEFDRLLTRGDLDELVEFAGTERVEDAVENLRDVLAETERLGAREVCTVSLETARGLDYYTGVVFECFDAKGRVSRSIFGGGRYDDLIEQFGGQPTPAVGFAVGVMNSTLPELLEVADVFPEEAISTDYYVLTAGDSDEVLDVAADVAGDLRALGHVVETDLSGRGFGSQMGYADSIEAETVVIVGERDLADDVVTLKDMGTGDQTQAPLDSFPPSEGRPTYEDYEG